A genomic stretch from Prochlorococcus marinus str. MIT 9312 includes:
- the ndk gene encoding nucleoside-diphosphate kinase has protein sequence MTKERTFIAIKPDGVQRGYVSEIIGRFEKKGFKLVGLKQLIPSKDLAQNHYGVHRERPFFGDLVDFISSGPVVAMVWEGEGVILSARKLIGATKPLEAEPGTIRGDLAIDIGRNIIHGSDGEDTAKFEIDLWFNEEELCEWYTSDSKWRSEN, from the coding sequence ATGACCAAAGAGAGAACCTTTATTGCAATTAAACCAGATGGAGTTCAAAGGGGATATGTTTCTGAGATTATTGGCAGATTTGAAAAAAAAGGATTTAAATTGGTTGGTTTAAAGCAATTAATTCCCTCAAAAGATCTTGCTCAAAATCATTATGGAGTACATAGAGAAAGACCCTTTTTTGGTGATTTAGTAGACTTTATTTCAAGTGGGCCTGTTGTAGCAATGGTGTGGGAAGGCGAAGGAGTTATTTTGAGTGCTAGAAAACTAATAGGTGCAACAAAACCTCTGGAAGCAGAGCCTGGAACAATTAGAGGTGATTTAGCTATTGATATTGGGAGGAATATTATTCATGGTTCTGATGGAGAAGATACAGCAAAATTTGAAATTGATCTATGGTTTAACGAAGAGGAATTATGTGAGTGGTACACTTCTGATTCGAAATGGCGATCTGAAAATTAA
- the alaS gene encoding alanine--tRNA ligase: MTSQLIKKIVTGDEIRNAFLKFYSEKLHKIIPSASLIPDDPTVMLTIAGMLPFKPVFLGLKERPSKRATSSQKCIRTNDIENVGVTARHHTFFEMLGNFSFGDYFKREAIQWAWELVTNIYQLSVENIIVSVFHEDEESAKIWRDEIGIHPDRIVKLGEEDNFWSSGKTGPCGPCSELYYDFHPEKGLQNIDLEDGDRFIEFYNLVFMQYNRDSNGKLTDLKFKNIDTGMGLERMAQILQEKQNNYETDLIFPIIQKICEIANIDYFSSDDKNKISLKIIGDHTRAVIHLISDGVAASNLGRGYILRRLIRRMVRHGRLLGITNEFLPHIATVGINLMQNNYPDLKNNNDLILNEIKIEEIRFRETLERGEKLLDELISSGQKLISGFKAFELYDTYGFPLELTVEIAEENSISVDVKGFEEEMNAQKERAKAASSNIDLTLEGSLEREIDLFNKTVFNGYDLLLSEAEIKGIFLDSTLVKQASEGQKVLIVLDQTTFYGESGGQVGDIGTIFSKDLEVLVDNVMRKKNVFLHYGTIKKGILTIGQKVKTNVSSSNRAKAAANHTATHLLQSALKSVVNESVGQKGSLVAFNKLRFDFNSSNPISKDQISKIETLVNSWIMENHALEIKNMSKSEALEKGAVAMFGEKYDDEVRVVNVPGVSMELCGGTHVKTTSELGSFKIISEEGISAGVRRIEALSGQSALDYFSDRNALVNQLSDLLKANPNQLFERVNNLQAELINKNKEIQKMKDEIAYFKYSSIKSSAEIVNSFSILVNQIDGLDGNSLQSAALNLTSHLGNKAIVILGGIPNPENRKLLFVVSLGDDPVKIGLHAGKIINEIARICSGGGGGKPNFAQAGAKDIDKLSDALDYAKNYLQKTLDSHSDK; this comes from the coding sequence ATGACATCTCAACTAATTAAAAAAATAGTTACTGGAGATGAGATAAGAAATGCTTTTTTAAAATTTTACAGTGAAAAATTACATAAAATCATTCCAAGTGCATCTTTGATTCCAGATGACCCTACGGTTATGCTAACAATTGCTGGAATGCTACCTTTTAAACCAGTTTTTTTAGGTTTAAAAGAAAGACCATCAAAAAGGGCTACATCTAGCCAAAAGTGCATCAGAACAAATGATATAGAAAACGTTGGAGTTACAGCTAGACACCACACTTTTTTTGAAATGCTTGGTAATTTCTCTTTTGGAGATTATTTTAAACGAGAGGCTATTCAATGGGCTTGGGAATTAGTTACTAATATTTATCAACTTTCTGTTGAAAATATAATTGTGAGTGTTTTTCACGAAGACGAAGAGTCTGCAAAAATTTGGAGAGATGAAATTGGTATTCATCCAGATAGGATAGTGAAACTAGGTGAGGAAGATAATTTTTGGTCATCTGGCAAAACAGGTCCATGTGGACCTTGTTCAGAACTTTATTATGATTTTCATCCTGAAAAGGGTCTGCAGAATATTGATTTAGAAGATGGAGATCGTTTTATTGAATTTTATAATCTTGTTTTTATGCAATATAATCGTGATTCTAATGGAAAATTGACAGATTTAAAATTTAAAAATATTGATACAGGAATGGGTCTTGAAAGGATGGCTCAAATACTACAAGAAAAGCAAAATAATTATGAGACAGATTTAATTTTTCCTATTATTCAAAAAATTTGTGAGATTGCAAATATTGATTATTTTTCTTCAGATGATAAAAACAAAATTTCTTTAAAAATCATTGGTGATCATACAAGAGCTGTGATTCATTTAATTTCTGATGGAGTAGCAGCAAGTAATCTCGGAAGGGGATATATATTAAGAAGGCTTATTAGAAGAATGGTCAGACATGGGAGATTATTAGGTATAACAAATGAATTTTTACCCCATATTGCTACTGTCGGGATCAATTTAATGCAAAATAATTATCCTGATTTAAAAAATAATAATGATTTAATTTTGAATGAGATAAAAATTGAAGAAATAAGATTTAGGGAAACTCTTGAAAGAGGAGAGAAATTGCTAGATGAGTTAATTTCTTCAGGGCAGAAATTAATTTCTGGTTTTAAAGCTTTTGAACTTTATGATACTTATGGATTTCCTCTAGAACTTACTGTAGAAATTGCTGAAGAAAATAGTATCAGTGTAGATGTAAAGGGTTTTGAAGAAGAAATGAATGCACAAAAAGAGAGAGCTAAAGCTGCTTCAAGTAATATTGATTTAACTTTAGAGGGATCATTAGAGCGAGAAATAGATCTTTTTAACAAAACTGTTTTTAATGGTTATGATTTACTCCTTTCGGAAGCTGAAATAAAGGGTATATTCTTGGATTCAACATTAGTAAAGCAAGCAAGTGAAGGACAGAAAGTTTTAATTGTTCTTGATCAGACAACTTTTTATGGAGAATCTGGCGGGCAAGTTGGTGATATTGGAACGATATTTTCAAAAGATTTAGAGGTCTTAGTTGATAATGTTATGCGAAAGAAAAATGTTTTTTTACATTATGGAACGATCAAAAAAGGAATATTAACTATTGGACAAAAAGTCAAGACTAATGTTAGCTCCTCTAATAGAGCTAAGGCTGCTGCAAATCATACAGCTACTCATTTATTACAATCTGCACTTAAATCAGTTGTTAACGAAAGTGTTGGACAAAAAGGTTCATTAGTAGCCTTTAATAAATTACGATTTGACTTTAATTCCTCTAATCCTATTTCTAAAGATCAAATTTCTAAGATTGAGACTTTAGTTAACTCTTGGATTATGGAAAATCATGCCTTAGAAATAAAAAATATGTCTAAGAGTGAGGCTCTTGAAAAGGGCGCAGTCGCCATGTTTGGAGAAAAATATGATGATGAAGTGCGCGTTGTTAATGTACCAGGAGTTTCAATGGAACTTTGTGGTGGCACACATGTTAAAACTACATCCGAATTAGGTTCTTTCAAAATAATTAGCGAGGAAGGAATCTCAGCCGGCGTAAGAAGGATCGAGGCATTATCAGGCCAATCAGCATTAGACTATTTCAGTGATAGAAATGCTTTAGTAAATCAACTAAGTGATTTGTTAAAAGCAAATCCTAATCAACTTTTTGAAAGGGTTAATAATTTACAAGCAGAGCTTATTAATAAGAATAAAGAGATACAAAAAATGAAAGATGAAATTGCATATTTTAAATACTCTTCTATAAAATCCTCCGCAGAAATAGTAAATTCTTTTTCAATTTTAGTAAATCAGATTGATGGCTTAGATGGGAATTCTTTGCAATCTGCAGCACTTAATTTAACTTCTCATTTGGGAAATAAAGCAATAGTGATTCTTGGGGGAATACCAAATCCAGAAAATAGAAAGTTGTTATTTGTAGTTTCTTTAGGTGATGATCCAGTAAAAATAGGATTGCATGCAGGTAAAATAATTAATGAGATTGCAAGAATTTGTTCGGGAGGAGGAGGAGGAAAGCCTAACTTTGCTCAAGCAGGTGCTAAAGATATTGATAAGTTAAGTGATGCTCTAGATTATGCTAAAAATTATTTGCAAAAAACATTAGATAGTCATTCTGATAAATAA
- the thiO gene encoding glycine oxidase ThiO: MAQETKNSILIIGGGLLGLSIAYEFSRNNFKVLVLSKNRNESAGFVAAGMLATHAEGLEDELLKFGQESQNLIPKWIKSIEQDSNIKCGLKKCGIVVPFKNKEDLEEFPTYKYGKYLNQKDLQTEINGMNSLWKHGLLFEQDGQIDNRRRLMRALERACSLHGVEFQEGSEVEGLTFEKNKITGATVVCATGEIKKINCEKAIICSGAWSKKIFNKIPVFPVKGQMLSIQGPTNFLKRVIFGPKTYLVPRDDGLIIVGATVEKDSKFNQGNTPNGIKQLQEGIRSLLPEAINWPQMEHWWGFRPCTPDLKPIIGKSKIENLFIATGHYRNGVLFSAITSDLLLKIVQNKNLKEIEKSFLEKFSLDRFAI, encoded by the coding sequence ATGGCACAAGAAACCAAAAATTCAATATTAATAATTGGCGGAGGACTTTTAGGTTTATCTATTGCTTATGAATTTTCTAGAAATAACTTCAAAGTTTTAGTTTTAAGCAAAAACAGAAATGAATCAGCTGGATTTGTTGCTGCAGGAATGTTAGCTACTCATGCCGAAGGGCTCGAAGATGAATTACTAAAATTTGGCCAAGAAAGTCAAAATCTAATTCCAAAGTGGATAAAAAGTATTGAACAAGATAGTAATATTAAATGCGGTTTAAAAAAATGTGGCATAGTAGTTCCTTTTAAAAACAAAGAAGATCTTGAAGAGTTTCCAACTTATAAATATGGAAAATATTTAAATCAAAAAGATCTTCAAACAGAAATTAATGGAATGAATTCTCTTTGGAAACATGGTTTACTTTTTGAACAAGATGGTCAAATAGACAACCGAAGAAGACTGATGCGTGCTCTTGAGAGAGCATGCTCCTTGCATGGAGTCGAATTTCAAGAGGGATCAGAAGTAGAGGGTTTGACATTCGAAAAAAACAAAATTACAGGTGCAACAGTTGTATGTGCCACTGGGGAAATAAAAAAAATTAACTGCGAAAAAGCAATTATTTGCAGCGGTGCTTGGAGTAAAAAAATTTTTAATAAGATTCCAGTCTTTCCTGTAAAGGGACAAATGCTATCAATACAAGGTCCCACAAATTTTTTGAAAAGAGTTATTTTTGGTCCAAAAACTTATCTAGTTCCCCGTGATGATGGACTTATTATAGTTGGAGCGACAGTTGAAAAAGATTCAAAATTTAATCAGGGTAATACTCCTAATGGAATAAAACAACTGCAAGAAGGCATTCGCTCCTTATTGCCAGAAGCTATTAATTGGCCACAAATGGAACATTGGTGGGGATTTAGACCCTGCACACCAGATCTAAAACCAATAATTGGAAAATCAAAAATTGAAAATCTTTTTATAGCTACAGGACATTACAGAAATGGAGTTTTATTTTCTGCAATAACAAGTGATCTTCTTTTGAAAATAGTTCAAAATAAAAATCTCAAAGAAATAGAAAAAAGCTTTTTAGAAAAATTTAGTTTAGATAGATTTGCGATTTAA
- the gatB gene encoding Asp-tRNA(Asn)/Glu-tRNA(Gln) amidotransferase subunit GatB produces MNNLESWEAVIGLETHVQLNTKSKIFTSASTAFGDAPNTHIDPVVCGLPGTLPVLNETVLEYAVKTSLALNLNVAEHCKFDRKQYFYPDLPKNYQISQFDEPLAENGWLEVEIIEKDKDPYTKKIGIERLHMEEDAGKLVHSGSDRLAGSKYSLVDYNRAGIALCEIVSKPDIRTGREAAEYASEIRRTVRYLGVSDGNMQEGSLRCDVNISVRKGPNAPFGTKVEIKNMNSFSAIQKACDYEIARQIEVYENGGEIFQETRLWDEAKQLTKSMRLKEGSSDYRYFPDPDLGPIEITKAQKEIWFNELPELPSKKRNKYVNEFGLSAYDARVISDEINMANFFEETVANGAEAKLASNWVTSDIVGYLKANKLSFSELKLSPENLAEMINMILKNTISGKIAKEILPELIKKNISPKKLVEEKGLAMISDSSSILPIINELINEYPNEVQAFRNGKTKLLGFFIGQLMKRTKGKADPKLANKLLAEKLNG; encoded by the coding sequence ATGAACAATTTGGAATCTTGGGAAGCTGTGATTGGTTTGGAAACTCATGTACAGCTTAATACGAAAAGTAAAATATTCACATCTGCGTCAACAGCTTTTGGTGATGCACCTAATACGCATATAGATCCTGTAGTTTGTGGGTTACCAGGAACTCTTCCAGTTTTGAATGAGACTGTTCTTGAGTATGCTGTAAAAACTTCGTTAGCATTAAATTTAAACGTTGCAGAACATTGTAAATTTGATAGAAAACAATATTTTTATCCTGATCTGCCTAAAAATTATCAAATTTCACAATTTGATGAGCCACTAGCTGAAAATGGCTGGTTAGAGGTTGAAATAATAGAAAAGGATAAAGATCCTTATACAAAAAAAATTGGTATAGAAAGGTTACATATGGAAGAAGATGCTGGTAAATTAGTTCATTCAGGCAGTGACAGATTAGCTGGTTCTAAGTATTCCTTAGTTGATTACAATCGTGCTGGAATAGCACTTTGTGAAATTGTAAGTAAACCAGACATTAGAACAGGTAGAGAGGCAGCTGAATATGCTTCTGAGATTAGAAGAACAGTTAGATATCTAGGTGTATCAGATGGAAATATGCAGGAGGGTTCATTAAGATGCGATGTTAATATTTCAGTTAGAAAAGGACCTAATGCTCCTTTTGGTACCAAAGTGGAAATTAAGAATATGAATTCATTTTCTGCAATTCAAAAGGCTTGTGATTATGAAATAGCAAGACAAATAGAAGTTTATGAAAATGGAGGAGAAATCTTCCAAGAAACAAGGTTATGGGATGAAGCTAAGCAATTAACAAAAAGTATGAGATTAAAAGAAGGTAGTAGTGACTATAGATATTTTCCTGATCCTGACTTAGGACCAATTGAAATTACAAAAGCACAAAAAGAAATATGGTTTAATGAACTACCAGAATTACCTTCAAAGAAAAGAAATAAATATGTGAATGAATTTGGTTTGTCTGCATATGATGCACGGGTAATTTCTGATGAAATTAACATGGCAAATTTTTTTGAAGAAACTGTAGCTAATGGTGCTGAGGCTAAACTAGCTTCAAATTGGGTGACAAGTGATATCGTGGGCTATTTAAAAGCAAATAAACTTAGTTTTAGTGAATTAAAGCTTAGTCCTGAAAATCTTGCTGAAATGATTAATATGATTTTAAAAAATACTATTAGTGGAAAAATTGCAAAAGAAATTTTACCTGAATTAATTAAAAAAAATATTTCTCCGAAAAAATTAGTTGAAGAAAAAGGGTTGGCTATGATATCTGATTCTTCAAGTATTTTGCCAATAATTAATGAACTTATAAATGAATATCCAAATGAAGTTCAAGCATTTAGAAATGGTAAAACTAAATTACTTGGTTTTTTTATTGGTCAACTTATGAAAAGAACTAAAGGTAAAGCTGACCCTAAACTTGCAAATAAACTTCTTGCAGAAAAGTTGAATGGCTAA
- the coaE gene encoding dephospho-CoA kinase (Dephospho-CoA kinase (CoaE) performs the final step in coenzyme A biosynthesis.), with protein sequence MDVLQKLKNNQRRIGLTGGIASGKSTITNYIRKHKNIPILDADNLSRELIKPNTYGYKKILDYFGNQIIDTKNNSEKAINRKLLRNIIFKHSESKEWIDNLLHPLVKEKMIEECIQYKNNQTIVLVIPLLFEAKFEDICTEIWLVKCPRELQKKRLITRDKISEKEAYETINLQLSFEEKSKFSDIILDNSDDQNKWINTIREIL encoded by the coding sequence ATGGATGTTCTTCAAAAATTAAAAAATAACCAAAGAAGAATTGGTTTAACAGGAGGTATTGCCAGTGGGAAGTCAACAATAACGAATTATATTAGAAAACATAAAAACATTCCAATATTAGATGCAGATAATTTATCAAGAGAATTAATTAAACCAAACACATATGGATATAAAAAAATTTTAGATTATTTTGGAAATCAAATTATTGATACTAAGAACAATTCAGAAAAAGCAATAAACAGAAAACTTTTAAGAAACATTATTTTTAAACATTCAGAAAGTAAAGAATGGATTGACAACCTGCTTCACCCCTTAGTTAAAGAAAAAATGATAGAAGAATGCATTCAATACAAAAATAATCAAACTATAGTATTGGTTATTCCATTATTATTTGAAGCAAAATTTGAAGATATTTGCACTGAAATATGGTTAGTTAAATGTCCTAGAGAACTTCAAAAAAAAAGACTTATCACACGAGATAAAATTAGCGAAAAAGAAGCATATGAAACAATAAATCTTCAATTAAGTTTTGAAGAAAAAAGTAAATTTTCAGATATTATTTTAGATAATTCAGATGACCAAAATAAATGGATCAACACGATTAGAGAAATTCTTTGA
- the argJ gene encoding bifunctional glutamate N-acetyltransferase/amino-acid acetyltransferase ArgJ, producing the protein MSQSDSTWSFVDEGNVTPNGFLFAGISAGLKASNKKDLALILAPEGSIFSGMFTQSIVRASCVDICEERIKKSSGFVRAILINSGQANACTGNLGIQHFQIATAMIAELLAIKEEEVLMCSTGVIGVPIQINDLVKNLPYLVSDLKVNNFQNAAEAILTTDLTLKKVLIETFIQDRKIKIAGFAKGSGMIYPNMATMLAFLTCDVGIEKEEWDNMISIAVKKSFNAISVDGETSTNDSFVAINAGDKIDKRFFPIIQEGIDIVCQNLAKNIARDGEGANCLLEVLVQGAKNTDDAIILAKSICNSALVKTAIHGCDPNWGRIISAAGNSGVKFTLNEVDLYIGNDQILDKGKLNQYDSQKVTDYIRSKMKGTYLVDDIVQIMINLNSGESKGKAWGCDLSKKYVEINSEYTT; encoded by the coding sequence TTGAGCCAGTCTGATTCCACTTGGTCGTTTGTTGATGAAGGTAATGTAACACCCAACGGGTTTCTTTTTGCTGGCATATCGGCTGGATTAAAAGCTTCTAATAAAAAAGATTTAGCACTTATACTTGCTCCAGAAGGAAGTATTTTTAGTGGGATGTTTACCCAATCTATAGTTCGCGCTTCTTGTGTTGATATTTGTGAGGAAAGGATTAAAAAATCTTCAGGTTTTGTACGAGCGATACTAATTAATTCTGGTCAAGCAAATGCATGTACAGGAAATCTTGGAATTCAACATTTTCAAATTGCTACAGCAATGATTGCTGAACTTTTAGCAATAAAAGAAGAAGAAGTTTTAATGTGCTCAACTGGTGTAATAGGTGTTCCTATACAAATAAACGATTTAGTAAAAAATTTACCGTATTTAGTGAGTGATTTAAAAGTTAATAATTTTCAAAATGCAGCAGAAGCAATTTTAACTACTGATTTGACTTTGAAAAAAGTTTTAATAGAGACTTTTATTCAAGATAGAAAAATAAAAATAGCAGGATTTGCAAAAGGGTCAGGCATGATTTATCCCAATATGGCTACAATGCTTGCCTTCCTAACCTGTGATGTGGGTATTGAGAAAGAAGAATGGGACAATATGATTTCTATTGCTGTTAAAAAATCTTTTAACGCAATATCAGTTGATGGAGAGACAAGCACAAATGATTCTTTCGTTGCAATAAATGCAGGAGATAAAATTGATAAAAGATTTTTTCCAATCATCCAAGAAGGAATTGACATTGTATGTCAAAACTTAGCAAAAAATATTGCGAGGGATGGAGAGGGAGCAAATTGTTTATTAGAAGTTTTAGTTCAAGGAGCAAAAAATACTGATGATGCAATTATCTTGGCTAAATCCATTTGTAATTCTGCATTGGTAAAAACAGCGATACATGGCTGTGATCCTAATTGGGGAAGAATCATTTCTGCTGCTGGTAATTCTGGGGTTAAATTCACTCTAAATGAGGTTGACTTATATATAGGTAATGATCAGATTTTGGACAAGGGAAAGTTAAATCAATATGACTCGCAAAAAGTTACAGACTATATTAGGTCTAAAATGAAAGGTACATATTTAGTGGATGATATTGTACAAATTATGATCAATCTCAATTCTGGCGAATCGAAAGGCAAAGCTTGGGGATGCGATCTTTCTAAAAAGTATGTTGAAATAAATAGCGAATATACTACTTGA
- a CDS encoding ParA family protein, with protein sequence MFITVCGQKGGVAKTCTSIHLASVWHSEGKKVCIVDADKNRSALAYSSRGNLPFPVFPVSSAAKASRSSEIVITDGQASSDQEELKHLAYGSDLVILPTTAKARSVELTVELANLLSDLKVNHAVVIVKVDFRQQKAAQQAKAALENFGLYVFDTFIPLLSAFDKAEASGNAVFEAVDDLGRSDPRRMTGWSAYCSIASQIPCLISKPSSDTNNNQQPISA encoded by the coding sequence TTGTTTATTACCGTTTGCGGACAAAAAGGAGGGGTGGCCAAGACCTGCACAAGTATTCACCTTGCTAGTGTTTGGCATTCTGAAGGTAAAAAAGTTTGCATCGTCGATGCTGATAAAAATAGATCAGCATTAGCATATTCATCAAGAGGCAACCTTCCATTTCCAGTTTTCCCAGTAAGTTCAGCTGCTAAAGCATCAAGATCATCAGAAATCGTAATAACTGATGGACAAGCTAGCAGTGATCAAGAAGAACTAAAACACTTAGCTTATGGTTCGGATTTAGTAATCTTACCAACCACTGCGAAAGCAAGATCAGTAGAGTTAACAGTTGAACTAGCTAATTTATTAAGCGACTTAAAAGTTAACCATGCAGTAGTGATAGTAAAAGTTGATTTTAGACAGCAAAAAGCTGCGCAACAAGCTAAAGCAGCTCTAGAGAATTTTGGTTTATATGTTTTTGATACATTTATACCCTTACTTTCAGCGTTCGATAAAGCAGAAGCCTCGGGTAATGCTGTATTTGAAGCTGTAGACGATTTAGGCAGATCAGATCCTCGTCGAATGACGGGCTGGTCTGCTTATTGTTCAATTGCCTCACAAATTCCATGCCTGATTTCGAAGCCCTCATCCGACACCAACAACAACCAACAACCAATAAGCGCTTAA
- the speA gene encoding biosynthetic arginine decarboxylase, with protein MTNFEPKKLKNIWTIEDSISTYNIDKWGDKYFSINSKGNISVTKDIKSENKIDLFKLVKELKSREINPPLIIRFNDILKDRINALHDSFFKAIKTYKYKNIYQGVFPVKCNQQKNVLEKIIEFGSQWNFGLEVGSKSELLIGLALLENQNSLLICNGYKDKKYIEIATLARKLGKNPIIVIEQRDEVKRIIQAVQELNATPLIGIRAKLSSKSSGRWGKSIGDNSKFGLSIPEIMLTIKELKEANLINEMKLLHFHIGSQISDIAVIKDALQEASQIYVELCKLGAPMQYIDVGGGLGIDFDGTKTSSNTSTNYSLQNYANDVIATIKDSCELNNIKHPIIISESGRAIISHCSVLIFNVLGTSHVSSKLQIFDKKNQQLIISNLLETFYELKKLKNKKINLSQIIELWNDAKKFKEDCLVAFRLGFLSLAERAYAEELTWACAKEISKNLNNDAINHPDLSEITETLASTYYANLSIFKSIPDSWAINQIFPIVPIHRHLEEPFCKGNFADLTCDSDGKLNNFIDDGKIKSLLNLHKPEEDKDYLIGIFMTGAYQEALGNLHNLFGSTNVVHIDINQDNSYKVKNIIKEDSKSEILQLLDYSSASLVESIRINTESAIDQKKLTIEEARKLMDQIEISLRKSSYLSE; from the coding sequence TTGACCAATTTTGAGCCGAAAAAATTAAAGAATATTTGGACTATTGAAGATAGTATTTCGACTTATAACATAGACAAATGGGGAGATAAATATTTTTCTATAAATTCCAAAGGAAATATATCAGTAACTAAAGATATAAAATCTGAAAATAAGATTGATCTTTTTAAGCTTGTCAAAGAACTTAAGAGTAGAGAAATAAATCCCCCATTAATTATAAGATTTAATGATATCTTGAAAGATCGCATAAATGCATTACATGACTCTTTTTTTAAAGCAATAAAAACCTATAAATATAAGAACATTTATCAAGGCGTTTTTCCTGTCAAATGTAATCAACAGAAAAATGTCCTAGAAAAGATAATAGAGTTTGGTAGCCAATGGAATTTTGGTTTAGAAGTAGGAAGTAAATCAGAACTATTAATTGGCCTTGCACTTCTTGAAAACCAAAATTCATTATTAATTTGCAACGGATATAAAGATAAAAAATATATTGAGATTGCTACTTTGGCCAGAAAACTCGGCAAGAATCCAATAATAGTTATTGAACAACGAGATGAGGTAAAAAGAATTATTCAAGCAGTTCAAGAACTTAACGCGACTCCATTGATAGGAATTAGAGCAAAGTTATCAAGTAAAAGTAGTGGTAGGTGGGGTAAATCTATTGGAGATAATTCCAAATTTGGATTATCAATCCCAGAAATTATGTTGACAATAAAAGAACTAAAAGAAGCAAATCTTATCAACGAAATGAAATTGCTCCATTTTCATATAGGCAGTCAAATAAGTGATATTGCTGTGATCAAAGACGCATTACAAGAAGCGAGTCAAATATATGTTGAACTATGCAAACTAGGAGCCCCAATGCAATATATCGACGTTGGGGGAGGATTAGGAATAGATTTTGATGGAACTAAAACCTCCTCCAACACCTCTACTAATTATTCTCTTCAAAATTATGCTAACGATGTAATTGCAACTATTAAGGATTCATGTGAATTAAATAATATAAAGCATCCAATCATAATCTCAGAAAGTGGAAGAGCAATAATTAGTCATTGTTCAGTTTTAATTTTTAATGTCTTAGGAACAAGCCATGTCAGTTCCAAACTACAAATTTTTGATAAAAAAAATCAACAATTAATAATTTCAAATTTACTTGAAACTTTCTATGAATTAAAAAAACTTAAAAATAAAAAAATAAATTTATCTCAAATAATTGAACTATGGAACGATGCAAAAAAGTTTAAAGAAGATTGCTTAGTCGCTTTTAGATTAGGATTTTTAAGTTTGGCAGAGAGAGCTTATGCCGAAGAACTTACTTGGGCTTGCGCAAAAGAAATTTCTAAAAACCTGAATAATGATGCAATAAATCACCCTGATTTATCTGAAATTACAGAAACTCTTGCATCAACTTATTATGCAAATTTATCTATCTTTAAATCTATTCCCGATAGCTGGGCAATAAATCAGATTTTTCCAATAGTACCAATACATAGGCACTTAGAGGAGCCTTTCTGCAAAGGCAACTTTGCAGATTTAACTTGTGATTCAGATGGGAAACTGAATAATTTTATTGATGATGGAAAAATTAAATCATTACTAAATTTACATAAGCCAGAAGAAGATAAAGATTATCTAATTGGCATTTTTATGACTGGAGCCTATCAAGAAGCATTAGGAAACTTGCACAATTTATTTGGCAGTACAAACGTTGTTCATATAGACATAAATCAAGATAATTCATATAAGGTCAAAAATATTATTAAAGAGGACAGTAAATCTGAAATTTTACAATTATTAGATTACAGTTCAGCTTCTTTGGTTGAATCTATAAGAATTAATACTGAATCAGCAATTGATCAAAAAAAATTAACTATTGAAGAAGCAAGGAAATTAATGGATCAAATCGAAATTAGTCTCAGAAAAAGTAGTTATTTATCAGAATGA